The Acidobacteriota bacterium genome contains a region encoding:
- a CDS encoding response regulator — MTGSAQRLNCEAEGKHQSSLISEAPRKGKSALNKTVLLVDDNPVQLSARQMVLSQAGLEVQVATSADSALALLRSLSDAQNIGVIVTDHVMPKATGSEFVRLVREVNPDVPVIVISGLAEAEQEYDGMDVLFRQKPCPPAELIKLVQSAVDSSEHR, encoded by the coding sequence ATGACTGGTTCCGCGCAGAGGCTGAACTGCGAGGCCGAAGGTAAACACCAATCATCTTTGATTTCAGAAGCACCGCGAAAGGGTAAGAGCGCGTTGAACAAAACTGTTCTCCTGGTGGATGACAATCCTGTTCAGCTTTCGGCTCGGCAAATGGTGCTGAGCCAGGCCGGACTTGAGGTACAGGTAGCTACAAGTGCCGATAGCGCCCTTGCCCTCCTCCGCAGCCTTTCCGACGCGCAGAACATCGGTGTCATAGTCACCGACCACGTCATGCCGAAAGCCACTGGCTCGGAATTTGTCCGGCTCGTCCGCGAAGTAAATCCTGACGTTCCAGTCATCGTTATTAGCGGACTGGCCGAAGCAGAACAGGAATACGATGGAATGGATGTCTTATTCCGCCAAAAGCCGTGCCCACCAGCGGAATTGATCAAACTGGTGCAATCGGCGGTGGATTCTTCCGAGCATCGGTGA
- a CDS encoding error-prone DNA polymerase — protein MYVELHSRSAFSFLEGASLPEALIAVCADYGMPAMALLDRNGVYGAARFHLAAQKFKLGAHIGAEVTVDDTLFGEAGPARYPLLVESREGYQNLCKLITRTKLRAKKEESAARIEELEEHATGLICLTGGDDGPLSEALIRGGYDEGVRTVERMMRIFGPQNIYLELQRHFDRREEARNQVAVAIARKLRLPILATNGVSYATAAEREILDVFTCIRHHRQLENAGHLLSINSERFIRTPAEMEQLFADLPEAISNTVELSGRLKFTLKDLGYEFPQYPIPEGETMISFLRDRTREGMRRRYGQKRRDLRERAREQIDRELNLIEKLNLAGYFLIVWDIVRFCDRENILVQGRGSAANSAVCYALGITAVDPIGMELLFERFLSEERGELPDIDLDLPSGDQRERVIQHVYAQYGAHGAAMTANVITYRGRSAAREIGKSLGFDVEILDRLSALVGSWEWKGPTDTMEQQFRHAGFDLHHPRISKFLDLALRVQDLPRHLGQHSGGMVVCQGQLSSVVPLEPASMPGRVVVQWDKEDCADLGLVKIDLLGLGMMAVLEDCIELIPQHYGDKVELAQLPQDDPQVYEGLQQADTVGLFQVESRAQMSALPRNRPKCFYDIVIQVAIIRPGPIVGKMMNPFLKRRQGLEPVNYAHPSLEPVLKRTLGVPLFQEQLLRMAMVVADFSGGEAEELRRAMGNKRSQAKMAAIETRLRSGMTKNGIRQQAQDEIVQSIVSFALYGFPESHAASFALLAYASAYLKCHYLAAFTAALLNNQPMGFYHPATIVKDAQRHGLRVRPVDVTRSYWPCTLECECGDEAPHNRPDCRISMRMGLRYVRGLREETALALVSERNRKIFFSVDNLARRVPELRRNELNMLAQIGALNGLGGPFSPSHQRFQADLGKGAGFSRADKSSEINSALAANEGIDFGAAKAVPFPNPKFHRRDALWQVEKAAWREGSLLADIAEPDSPSPLTQMTSEERLIADYHGTGLTVGAHPMLYRREEMNRMRVVRAIDLCRLKHGQFTRIAGCVIARQRPGTANGFIFLSLEDETGISNAIIMPDLYDQNRLLVIHERFLLIEGILQNVENVISVKALRVSRLEITDAVTRSHDFH, from the coding sequence ATGTACGTAGAACTCCATTCCCGCTCAGCCTTCAGTTTCCTCGAAGGCGCTTCCCTGCCCGAAGCTCTGATTGCTGTCTGTGCTGACTACGGCATGCCGGCGATGGCGCTTCTCGATCGCAATGGAGTTTACGGAGCAGCGCGGTTCCATCTTGCAGCTCAGAAATTCAAGCTTGGAGCTCATATCGGCGCAGAAGTCACAGTCGATGACACTCTCTTCGGCGAAGCTGGTCCGGCTCGCTATCCCTTGCTGGTTGAATCACGTGAGGGATATCAGAACCTCTGCAAGCTCATTACTCGCACAAAATTGCGCGCCAAAAAAGAAGAAAGCGCAGCTCGGATCGAAGAATTGGAAGAGCATGCGACTGGTCTTATCTGTCTCACCGGCGGCGACGATGGCCCGCTATCCGAGGCGCTCATACGCGGCGGATACGACGAAGGAGTGCGCACGGTGGAGCGTATGATGCGCATTTTCGGTCCACAGAACATATACCTCGAGCTGCAAAGACATTTCGACCGCCGCGAAGAGGCACGCAATCAGGTTGCTGTGGCGATCGCGCGCAAGCTGCGCCTTCCAATTCTTGCGACGAATGGCGTTTCTTATGCGACGGCTGCAGAGCGCGAGATTCTCGATGTCTTCACCTGCATTCGTCATCACCGGCAATTGGAAAATGCAGGACACCTGCTCTCGATCAACTCAGAGCGCTTCATTCGCACGCCTGCCGAAATGGAACAGCTCTTCGCTGATCTGCCTGAAGCTATCAGTAACACTGTCGAACTCTCAGGTCGCCTGAAGTTCACGCTGAAGGATCTTGGCTACGAATTCCCACAGTATCCAATTCCAGAAGGCGAGACGATGATCTCGTTTTTGCGCGATCGAACGCGCGAAGGCATGCGCAGGCGTTATGGCCAAAAGCGGCGGGATCTGCGCGAGCGTGCCCGGGAACAGATCGATCGTGAACTGAACCTCATCGAAAAACTCAATCTTGCCGGTTATTTCCTCATCGTGTGGGACATCGTTCGCTTCTGCGATAGAGAAAACATTCTGGTGCAAGGCCGCGGATCGGCGGCCAACAGTGCGGTTTGTTATGCGCTCGGAATTACCGCGGTCGATCCGATTGGCATGGAATTACTTTTTGAGCGCTTCCTCTCCGAAGAACGAGGCGAGTTGCCGGACATCGACCTCGACTTGCCCAGCGGCGATCAGCGCGAGCGCGTCATTCAGCACGTTTATGCGCAATACGGCGCGCATGGAGCCGCTATGACGGCGAACGTTATCACCTATCGCGGACGCTCGGCCGCCCGCGAAATAGGTAAGTCGCTGGGCTTCGATGTCGAGATTCTGGATCGCCTCTCCGCGTTGGTTGGTTCGTGGGAGTGGAAAGGACCCACCGACACAATGGAGCAGCAATTCCGTCATGCCGGATTCGATTTACATCATCCGCGCATTTCGAAATTCCTCGATCTGGCTCTGCGTGTGCAGGACCTGCCGCGCCATCTTGGCCAGCACTCCGGCGGCATGGTCGTCTGCCAGGGACAACTCAGCTCTGTAGTGCCGCTCGAACCAGCCAGCATGCCCGGGCGCGTGGTGGTGCAGTGGGACAAGGAAGATTGCGCTGACCTCGGACTGGTGAAAATTGATCTGCTGGGACTGGGTATGATGGCAGTGCTCGAAGATTGCATTGAACTGATCCCGCAACATTACGGCGACAAAGTTGAGCTGGCACAGCTTCCGCAAGATGATCCTCAGGTCTATGAGGGACTTCAGCAGGCGGACACAGTTGGACTCTTTCAGGTAGAGAGCCGCGCGCAAATGTCGGCTCTTCCGCGCAATCGTCCGAAATGCTTCTACGACATCGTGATTCAGGTCGCGATCATCCGCCCCGGACCCATTGTGGGCAAGATGATGAATCCTTTTTTGAAACGCCGGCAGGGTCTTGAGCCTGTCAACTACGCTCATCCGTCATTAGAGCCGGTGTTGAAACGAACTTTGGGCGTTCCGCTATTCCAGGAACAACTGCTGCGCATGGCGATGGTGGTCGCTGATTTCAGCGGAGGCGAAGCCGAAGAACTGCGCCGCGCCATGGGCAATAAACGTTCTCAGGCGAAGATGGCGGCGATCGAAACTCGCTTGCGCAGCGGCATGACCAAAAACGGAATTCGTCAGCAGGCGCAAGATGAGATTGTGCAATCGATCGTCTCGTTCGCGCTCTACGGATTTCCCGAATCGCATGCCGCCAGCTTCGCATTGCTTGCATATGCAAGCGCATATTTAAAGTGTCACTATCTGGCGGCATTCACGGCTGCACTTCTAAACAATCAGCCTATGGGTTTTTATCATCCGGCAACGATTGTGAAAGACGCACAGCGCCACGGATTGAGAGTTCGTCCGGTCGATGTCACCCGCTCGTATTGGCCCTGCACCCTCGAATGCGAATGCGGCGATGAGGCTCCGCATAATCGTCCAGACTGCAGAATTTCTATGCGCATGGGCCTGCGCTATGTTCGCGGCTTGCGCGAAGAAACAGCTCTGGCTTTAGTGAGTGAGCGCAATCGCAAAATATTTTTCTCCGTGGACAATCTAGCGCGACGTGTCCCAGAGTTGCGTCGGAATGAATTGAACATGCTGGCGCAGATTGGAGCTTTGAACGGCCTTGGTGGGCCTTTCTCACCGAGTCACCAACGTTTTCAAGCAGACTTAGGGAAGGGTGCCGGCTTCAGCCGTGCCGATAAGAGCTCAGAAATTAATTCGGCTTTAGCCGCTAATGAAGGGATCGATTTCGGCGCGGCTAAAGCCGTGCCCTTCCCTAATCCGAAATTCCACCGGCGCGACGCACTGTGGCAAGTCGAGAAAGCAGCATGGAGGGAAGGATCTCTATTAGCGGATATCGCAGAGCCCGATTCGCCTTCGCCACTGACGCAAATGACCTCCGAAGAGCGGCTCATCGCCGATTACCACGGAACTGGCCTAACAGTCGGAGCACATCCCATGCTTTATCGCCGCGAAGAGATGAATCGCATGCGCGTGGTGCGAGCGATCGATCTTTGCCGTTTAAAGCACGGGCAATTCACCCGAATCGCAGGCTGCGTGATTGCGCGACAGCGTCCCGGCACTGCCAATGGCTTTATATTTCTTAGTCTTGAGGACGAAACCGGCATCTCCAACGCAATCATCATGCCTGATCTGTACGATCAAAATCGTTTACTGGTCATCCATGAGCGTTTTCTTTTAATCGAGGGCATTCTCCAGAACGTGGAGAACGTCATTTCTGTAAAAGCCTTGCGCGTAAGTCGGTTAGAGATCACTGACGCAGTGACTCGGTCGCATGACTTTCACTAA